Proteins encoded together in one SAR324 cluster bacterium window:
- a CDS encoding LysR family transcriptional regulator codes for MKNLTFKQLRALKSVALTGFVTAASEELAVTPPAVTLQLQQLEEQVGLPLLERGQNGFCLTEAEKVIFDLVKQLEQQFRQAEKFIYNLRGVEG; via the coding sequence ATGAAAAATCTGACTTTCAAACAATTAAGGGCTCTGAAAAGTGTGGCCCTCACAGGATTTGTGACAGCGGCTTCCGAAGAACTCGCTGTAACACCGCCAGCTGTGACTTTACAACTTCAGCAACTAGAGGAACAAGTGGGATTACCTCTATTGGAGCGGGGGCAGAATGGCTTCTGCCTGACAGAAGCTGAGAAGGTGATCTTTGATTTAGTGAAGCAACTAGAGCAGCAGTTCCGACAAGCTGAAAAGTTCATCTATAATTTGCGTGGTGTTGAAGGTTGA
- a CDS encoding LysR substrate-binding domain-containing protein yields MGVISIAKYFMPKAIAAFLKDHLEIHLDLKVGNRQEIVSGLRSASFDFALMGPPTLGPCGYLRSDL; encoded by the coding sequence ATTGGAGTCATCAGTATAGCAAAATACTTTATGCCGAAAGCGATTGCTGCGTTTTTGAAAGATCATTTGGAGATTCATCTGGACCTGAAGGTCGGTAATCGCCAGGAAATTGTCTCTGGCCTCCGTTCAGCAAGTTTTGATTTTGCCCTCATGGGACCGCCCACATTGGGACCTTGCGGTTATCTCAGAAGTGATTTGTGA